GGCTGAAAATGAAAAAGTATTACCATCTGGAGTCGAAGTCAGGGTGGCAAAAACAACGACTCCTACGGCTATTGCAGCCTCTGCTAGGGGGCATCGCTCTTTACGAGACCTGTGGCAGATGAGTCGAACCCTGTCCAGTTCCGATTTTGATTTGTTACTGTTTCCTACCATCTATAGTTATGTTCCGATACTCAGCCGGGCCAAAAAAATAGTCATGATCCATGACATCATCCCGGAGACCTTTCCCCAACTTACCTTACCTGGCTTTACCTCGCGACTCTTCTGGAAGACAAAGACTGCCCTCGGTCGCTGGCAGGCAGATGCCATCGTCACGGTTTCTGACTACTCCCGTCAAGGGATTATAAAGCATTTCAATATCCCCCCTGAGAAGGTTTTCGTGGTCGGTGAAGCCAGTGATCCTATTTTTCGGGTACTGGATAATCCCATCCCTACTCCCTATCTTATCTCATTGGGCATAACACCTTATGGTCGCCATGTGGTGTATGTGGGGGGTTTTGGTCCGCACAAAAACCTAGAAACCCTGGTTACAGTATTTGCAAAACTTTCACGCTATCTCACTTTCTCAGATATTCGTCTGGTTCTGGTAGGGGAGTATCAAAAGGAAGTTTTTTATAGTTCTTTTGAAACCATTCGGCGACGGGT
This is a stretch of genomic DNA from Candidatus Limnocylindrales bacterium. It encodes these proteins:
- a CDS encoding glycosyltransferase family 1 protein, with protein sequence MHIGVDATCWQNTRGYGRHARALLSTLVRLDTENRYTFVLDSAENEKVLPSGVEVRVAKTTTPTAIAASARGHRSLRDLWQMSRTLSSSDFDLLLFPTIYSYVPILSRAKKIVMIHDIIPETFPQLTLPGFTSRLFWKTKTALGRWQADAIVTVSDYSRQGIIKHFNIPPEKVFVVGEASDPIFRVLDNPIPTPYLISLGITPYGRHVVYVGGFGPHKNLETLVTVFAKLSRYLTFSDIRLVLVGEYQKEVFYSSFETIRRRVEELGITHRVLFTGYLSDEELVVLLNLSTVLVLPSLIEGFGLPAIEAAACGCPVIATTASPLPDLLGTAGLYIDPQRPEELEEALIRVLESESLRRQMRGKGLMAVRQLTWEIAARQMMSLLHAMGKEYP